A genomic window from Sporosarcina sp. Marseille-Q4063 includes:
- a CDS encoding catalase, translating to MTENRNVNETSKDEQLETFRSYDKDEKLTTNQGLRVSEDEHSLKSGVRGPTLLEDFHLREKIMHFDHERIPERVVHARGYAAHGEFELYESMKDYTKAKFLQEPGSKVPVFTRFSAVTGNRGSANTVRDVRGFAVKFYTEEGNYDLVGNNMPVFHIQDAIKFPDLIHAVKPEPHNEMPQAASAHDTFWDFVANNQESAHMVMWHMSDRAIPRSYRMMEGFGVHTFRLVNEEGKAHFVKFHWKPKLGVHSLVWDEAQKLNGKDPDFHRRDLWDSINQGNFAEFDLGVQLIEEKDEFMFDFDILDPTKIWPEEQIPVKLIGKMTLNRNVDNVFAETEQVAFHPGNVVPGIDFTNDPLLQGRLFSYTDTQLIRLGGPNFHELPINRPVCPFHNNQRDGYGRQTINVGQVSYHKNSLADNTPETSTEDEGGYVHYQEKIDGRKIQARSDSFKDHFSQARLFWNSMTPPEKQHIIDAFSFEVGKVKNKDVKQQVVDMFANVERAFATTIADAVGVNPPAAVEESKVTETSPALSQEATAKLPNTRKIAVLIGNNFDEDEVKSVVDALLGAGMIVDIVSEKLGEVHSNDQLTIEVNETFLTVHSVLYDGLYVVGGEANNPKKFKNDMADFINEAFRHYKPIGIATTAKQIFSSSEAEPGIVVADETDNFNEDFIAAVAAHRHWNREIVK from the coding sequence TTGACTGAAAACCGCAATGTAAATGAGACGAGTAAAGATGAGCAGTTGGAAACTTTTCGTTCTTATGACAAAGATGAAAAGCTAACGACAAATCAAGGGCTCCGAGTCTCTGAAGATGAGCATTCATTAAAATCTGGTGTTAGAGGGCCAACCCTACTGGAAGATTTTCATTTACGTGAAAAAATCATGCATTTTGACCATGAAAGAATTCCGGAACGAGTTGTTCATGCGAGAGGATACGCAGCCCACGGGGAATTCGAATTATACGAATCAATGAAGGACTATACGAAAGCGAAATTCCTTCAAGAACCGGGTTCTAAAGTTCCGGTATTTACTCGATTCTCTGCAGTTACAGGAAATCGTGGCTCTGCAAATACCGTGCGAGACGTACGCGGTTTTGCAGTGAAATTTTATACGGAAGAAGGAAATTATGACCTAGTCGGAAACAATATGCCGGTTTTTCACATTCAAGACGCGATTAAATTTCCGGATCTCATACATGCAGTAAAACCGGAACCGCATAATGAAATGCCGCAAGCTGCGTCTGCACATGATACTTTTTGGGATTTTGTTGCTAATAACCAGGAATCTGCACATATGGTCATGTGGCATATGTCCGATCGCGCAATCCCCCGAAGCTATAGAATGATGGAAGGATTCGGTGTGCATACATTCCGTTTGGTAAACGAAGAAGGAAAAGCGCATTTCGTTAAATTTCATTGGAAACCTAAACTCGGCGTCCATTCCCTTGTCTGGGATGAAGCGCAGAAATTAAACGGTAAAGATCCTGATTTCCACCGCCGTGATTTATGGGATTCGATAAATCAAGGAAATTTTGCTGAATTTGATCTTGGCGTTCAACTTATTGAAGAGAAAGATGAGTTCATGTTTGATTTTGATATTTTAGATCCGACAAAAATATGGCCTGAAGAACAAATACCCGTAAAATTAATCGGGAAAATGACATTGAACCGCAATGTCGACAATGTTTTTGCGGAAACAGAGCAAGTTGCCTTTCATCCAGGTAATGTTGTTCCGGGAATTGATTTTACGAATGATCCACTTTTACAAGGTCGACTCTTTTCCTATACAGATACTCAACTGATTCGTCTCGGCGGCCCGAACTTTCATGAACTGCCGATCAATCGTCCTGTATGTCCATTTCATAATAACCAACGCGATGGGTACGGCAGACAAACGATCAACGTTGGACAAGTGAGTTACCATAAAAATTCGTTGGCAGATAATACGCCCGAAACCTCAACAGAAGATGAAGGCGGCTATGTCCATTACCAAGAAAAAATAGATGGCAGAAAAATTCAAGCGCGCAGTGATTCATTCAAAGATCACTTTTCCCAAGCCCGTCTTTTTTGGAACAGCATGACACCGCCTGAAAAACAACATATTATAGATGCCTTCAGTTTTGAAGTCGGGAAAGTGAAAAATAAAGATGTTAAACAGCAAGTCGTTGATATGTTTGCCAATGTTGAACGAGCATTTGCTACAACAATTGCGGATGCAGTCGGCGTTAATCCGCCGGCAGCTGTCGAAGAATCAAAAGTAACTGAAACTTCACCAGCATTAAGCCAGGAAGCGACAGCAAAGCTCCCAAATACGCGTAAAATTGCTGTGTTAATCGGCAACAATTTCGACGAAGATGAAGTGAAATCAGTTGTTGATGCGTTATTAGGCGCAGGTATGATTGTTGATATTGTTAGTGAAAAACTAGGTGAGGTTCACAGCAACGATCAATTAACTATCGAAGTGAATGAAACATTCTTAACGGTCCATTCAGTCTTATATGACGGTTTATATGTTGTCGGAGGCGAAGCGAATAATCCGAAAAAATTTAAAAATGACATGGCTGATTTTATTAATGAAGCATTCCGTCATTACAAACCAATCGGCATCGCAACAACCGCCAAACAAATATTTTCGTCATCTGAAGCAGAACCAGGAATTGTTGTCGCGGATGAAACCGATAATTTCAATGAAGATTTCATTGCGGCAGTAGCAGCCCATAGACATTGGAATCGTGAAATCGTTAAATGA
- a CDS encoding PQQ-dependent sugar dehydrogenase, producing the protein MIKVKVSLRPIVNKVNLPTVLKTTILPGDSIETLFIATQIGEIFYIRSGVIKTFLDIRSRIIKLGGSGGYDERGLLGLAFHPDFYHNGLFYLHYSVAGTQGPGALPEPFEPNPCDPRTLNLKWINRETEYDHIDTVEEWILQSNGGPQKRRTLLNLRRPFMNHNGVNSLNFSPETGRLVLTTGDGGSGYDPFNLSQNDIEIAGKIIEIDVVMNTLTHNPPVVTRFDELPAPIQESLTVIAKGVRNIPGISYQRFYNQYIKYVGNVGQDLVESIFSFVHYKPIPVTQLIQNSIMQPEPDQEEFINFGWRGWEGDFPTSIIRSCSANPTLDEKTIAYYNEAVKTLPGRLQPLTSYFHQDPRPDKFEGTALTGVQAYMGNEIPGLTGNVVFTDFARNDESGSPGRGVLAYSRVRTDGKPNDFSVIQTDYNFGSGSSYYVSLGTNLDQTKLYIGVYGSMNVTELNVGTVFEIVQ; encoded by the coding sequence TTGATAAAAGTTAAGGTTAGTTTAAGGCCCATTGTAAATAAGGTGAACTTACCCACTGTTTTGAAAACAACTATACTTCCGGGTGACTCAATTGAAACATTGTTTATTGCAACCCAGATAGGAGAAATCTTTTACATACGAAGCGGAGTGATAAAAACGTTTTTAGATATTCGCTCGCGAATCATAAAACTAGGCGGTTCTGGTGGATATGATGAACGGGGATTGTTAGGTTTAGCGTTTCATCCCGACTTTTATCATAACGGTTTGTTTTATCTTCATTATTCAGTAGCTGGCACGCAAGGTCCAGGTGCTCTTCCTGAACCTTTTGAGCCTAACCCGTGTGATCCCAGAACTTTAAACCTCAAGTGGATAAATAGAGAAACCGAATATGATCATATTGATACAGTAGAAGAATGGATTTTACAATCAAATGGCGGGCCTCAAAAACGACGGACATTACTTAACTTAAGAAGACCATTTATGAATCATAATGGTGTTAATAGCTTAAACTTTTCACCTGAAACAGGAAGACTTGTTTTAACAACCGGAGATGGTGGATCAGGCTATGATCCATTTAATTTAAGTCAGAACGATATCGAAATAGCCGGCAAGATAATTGAAATTGATGTAGTTATGAATACACTCACCCATAATCCACCCGTAGTCACACGTTTTGATGAACTTCCAGCACCTATTCAGGAATCCCTTACGGTCATTGCCAAAGGCGTTCGAAATATACCCGGCATTTCATATCAAAGATTTTATAATCAGTATATCAAATATGTGGGAAATGTCGGCCAGGATTTGGTAGAGTCAATTTTTTCATTCGTTCATTATAAACCAATACCGGTTACCCAGCTTATTCAAAATTCTATAATGCAACCTGAACCTGACCAAGAAGAATTTATTAACTTTGGCTGGCGAGGATGGGAAGGTGATTTTCCTACTTCGATTATAAGGAGCTGCTCCGCAAATCCGACTTTGGATGAGAAAACGATTGCCTATTACAATGAAGCAGTAAAAACTTTACCGGGGCGTCTTCAGCCTTTAACTAGTTATTTTCATCAAGACCCGAGGCCTGATAAGTTTGAAGGTACTGCACTTACAGGCGTGCAAGCCTATATGGGGAATGAAATCCCTGGTTTAACAGGTAACGTTGTGTTTACCGATTTTGCTCGGAATGATGAATCGGGGTCTCCTGGTAGAGGGGTTTTAGCTTATAGTAGGGTAAGAACAGATGGTAAACCAAATGATTTTAGTGTTATTCAAACCGATTATAACTTTGGGTCTGGGTCATCTTATTATGTTAGTTTAGGAACGAATCTGGATCAAACCAAACTCTATATAGGTGTTTATGGCTCTATGAATGTCACTGAATTAAACGTAGGTACTGTTTTCGAAATTGTTCAGTGA
- a CDS encoding YmaF family protein produces MEIPVSGFMYDSDDFDPMHSHQLLITQWDGRPVPVHVHEFRGVTSFDVGHNHRYIGTTEPAPSGVPHTHRYFTFTSVDDRHRHEIRGVTGPAIPLPNGGHYHEFSGFTTVNGANPHRHGYSGRTSL; encoded by the coding sequence TTGGAAATACCCGTTTCTGGTTTCATGTATGATTCAGATGATTTTGATCCTATGCATTCCCATCAGCTTCTTATTACTCAATGGGATGGAAGACCCGTGCCTGTTCATGTCCACGAATTTAGAGGTGTCACTTCATTTGATGTAGGACATAATCACAGATATATCGGAACTACTGAACCAGCTCCAAGTGGTGTTCCACACACTCATAGATACTTTACTTTTACATCTGTTGATGATCGACATCGACATGAGATTCGTGGAGTTACTGGTCCAGCTATTCCCCTTCCTAACGGCGGTCATTATCATGAGTTTAGTGGTTTTACTACTGTAAATGGTGCTAATCCCCATAGACACGGTTATAGCGGAAGAACAAGTTTATAA
- a CDS encoding monooxygenase: protein MKYVLQVDFKMDGPFGEEMSKGFVDLAESINDESGVVWKIWTEDAAAKEAGGIYLFETKEDAEKYLVMHSDRLTSFGITDIRGKIFEVNEALSLINNAPIK from the coding sequence ATGAAATATGTATTACAGGTAGATTTTAAAATGGATGGTCCATTCGGTGAAGAAATGTCAAAGGGGTTCGTTGATTTAGCCGAAAGTATTAATGATGAGTCAGGTGTGGTTTGGAAGATTTGGACGGAGGATGCGGCTGCTAAGGAAGCTGGCGGGATATACTTATTCGAAACGAAAGAGGATGCTGAAAAATATTTAGTCATGCATTCAGATCGTTTAACAAGTTTTGGTATTACTGATATTCGCGGTAAAATTTTTGAAGTGAACGAAGCATTATCACTTATTAATAACGCACCAATTAAATAA
- the uvsE gene encoding UV DNA damage repair endonuclease UvsE produces MKIRFGYVANAVGLWDASPSKTLTFTRYSTLPKKERMERLKFITAQNLQHTKRILYYNIAHEIEVYRFSSSLVPLATHPEVMWDFLTPLKKEWKEIGDLVKHYKLRVSFHPNHFTLFSSPRKEVTMNALISMDYHFKMLEAMNALDTGLINIHIGGAYGDKKQSLDRFHQNLKKLPKKIKKHMTLENDDKTYDILETLTACEKENIPMVFDYHHYVANNGEIDLPHYLHRIFKTWRNTNIVPKVHISSPKSDQAFRSHADYISLDFVLPFLKMAKELNQDFDIMIEAKQKNLAMLRLVEEIAAIRGVKRISSSSVEW; encoded by the coding sequence ATGAAAATTCGGTTCGGCTATGTAGCAAATGCAGTAGGCTTATGGGATGCAAGTCCCTCAAAGACATTAACTTTCACACGGTATTCAACCCTTCCTAAAAAAGAGAGAATGGAAAGATTAAAATTTATAACAGCACAAAATTTACAGCACACAAAAAGAATTTTGTATTATAATATCGCGCATGAAATAGAAGTGTACAGATTCTCAAGCTCACTTGTCCCTTTAGCAACCCATCCGGAAGTGATGTGGGATTTCTTAACGCCATTAAAAAAAGAATGGAAAGAAATTGGAGATTTAGTTAAACATTATAAGCTTAGAGTCAGTTTTCACCCAAATCATTTTACACTTTTCTCAAGTCCAAGAAAAGAAGTCACAATGAATGCATTAATAAGTATGGACTATCATTTTAAGATGCTAGAGGCAATGAATGCCCTTGATACGGGATTAATTAATATTCATATTGGTGGAGCCTATGGGGATAAAAAACAATCATTAGACCGATTCCATCAAAACCTAAAAAAGTTGCCAAAGAAAATTAAGAAGCATATGACGCTAGAAAATGATGATAAAACATATGATATTTTGGAAACGCTCACTGCTTGTGAAAAAGAAAACATTCCGATGGTATTCGATTATCATCACTATGTGGCGAATAACGGGGAGATTGACCTCCCGCATTACTTACATCGAATATTTAAGACTTGGCGTAATACTAATATTGTACCCAAAGTCCATATTTCTTCACCAAAATCTGATCAAGCCTTTCGTTCACATGCCGACTATATTTCTTTGGACTTTGTCCTCCCCTTCTTAAAGATGGCAAAGGAGCTTAATCAGGACTTTGACATAATGATAGAAGCAAAACAAAAGAACCTTGCTATGCTGAGACTTGTAGAAGAAATAGCTGCAATTCGAGGTGTCAAACGTATTTCGAGTTCATCTGTGGAATGGTGA
- the uvsE gene encoding UV DNA damage repair endonuclease UvsE, producing the protein MTIVRLGYVAMSMELKNASPSQTMTFTQFKKIDDREAAIRKLERIALSNLHNTLRLLKHNAASDIHFYRLTSRLIPLANHEELLDWNYIKPLKEPLREIGVFTKKHQIRVDFHPDHFVLINSKQKHILKNSISTLKLHYLLLRAMGIDSTHRCVMHVGGNYKDTEMSLERFVDNWMDIPKQIQNMIMLENDDTSFTLEDTLYLCEKLDIPLVFDYHHHLAHHQDANWENNWNRVVQTWKHSPLPIKMHISSPKSDEAFRHHSDYIDVDMFFRFLNVIKGSIPQIDCMIEAKRKDEALFKLIDEVKTRKDVEIIDGSSFLLK; encoded by the coding sequence ATGACGATTGTGCGTCTTGGTTATGTCGCAATGAGTATGGAACTTAAAAATGCATCCCCGTCACAAACCATGACATTTACTCAATTCAAAAAGATCGATGACCGGGAAGCTGCCATCCGTAAATTAGAACGTATTGCACTTTCGAATTTGCACAACACATTAAGACTCTTAAAACATAATGCAGCGTCTGATATTCATTTTTATCGATTAACCTCTCGCCTAATTCCTTTAGCAAACCACGAAGAGCTTCTTGATTGGAATTATATAAAGCCATTAAAAGAGCCGCTTCGCGAGATTGGAGTTTTCACAAAAAAACATCAGATAAGAGTTGATTTTCACCCAGATCACTTTGTTCTCATTAATTCTAAGCAGAAGCATATCTTGAAAAATTCAATAAGCACCTTAAAGCTACATTATTTATTATTAAGAGCGATGGGAATTGATTCAACACACCGCTGTGTCATGCATGTTGGTGGTAATTATAAAGATACCGAAATGTCACTTGAACGTTTTGTAGATAATTGGATGGACATCCCCAAACAGATTCAAAATATGATTATGCTTGAGAATGATGATACTTCTTTCACGTTAGAAGATACACTTTATTTATGCGAAAAACTAGATATACCTCTAGTATTCGATTATCATCATCATCTTGCCCATCACCAGGATGCAAATTGGGAAAATAACTGGAATAGAGTGGTGCAGACATGGAAGCATTCTCCGCTCCCAATAAAAATGCATATATCAAGTCCTAAGAGTGATGAAGCATTTCGCCATCATTCAGATTACATAGACGTCGATATGTTTTTTAGATTCCTCAATGTAATAAAGGGGAGTATTCCACAAATTGACTGTATGATTGAGGCCAAGAGGAAAGATGAGGCGCTTTTTAAATTAATAGATGAAGTAAAAACAAGGAAAGACGTTGAAATTATTGATGGCTCTTCTTTTCTCCTAAAGTAA
- a CDS encoding YiiX/YebB-like N1pC/P60 family cysteine hydrolase: MGSNKFDGINQVSYELAKNKIKTGDILFCSGRYLVSEMIKKLSNSIFSHVALLVCWNEHVLVLESVEDDGVRVVPLTHYLYNYENSKEMYNGEMYVARHEVVDSPDFDKEKIKSMCGNAINLLNRNYDKEEIAKIVARIALGIGRHRDDEEYMCSEFVDECFMQLEIEISRDPMGFIFPEHIAADPKVKPLFEISP, translated from the coding sequence ATGGGGAGCAATAAATTTGATGGAATAAACCAAGTTTCTTATGAGCTGGCAAAAAATAAAATAAAGACAGGAGATATTCTTTTTTGTAGCGGTCGTTATTTAGTCAGTGAGATGATAAAAAAACTGTCAAACTCTATATTTAGTCATGTAGCCTTGTTAGTCTGTTGGAATGAGCACGTACTTGTATTAGAAAGTGTGGAAGATGACGGTGTCAGGGTGGTCCCTCTAACCCATTACCTTTACAACTATGAAAATAGTAAAGAAATGTATAATGGAGAAATGTATGTAGCCCGACATGAAGTAGTTGACAGTCCTGATTTTGATAAAGAAAAAATAAAGAGTATGTGTGGCAATGCGATCAATTTACTTAATCGAAATTATGACAAAGAAGAGATAGCCAAGATTGTTGCACGCATAGCTTTAGGTATTGGGAGGCATAGAGATGATGAAGAGTATATGTGTTCAGAATTCGTTGACGAATGCTTCATGCAATTGGAAATAGAAATTTCACGTGATCCAATGGGGTTTATTTTCCCAGAACATATTGCTGCAGATCCAAAGGTCAAACCATTGTTCGAAATCTCTCCATAA
- a CDS encoding DNA/RNA non-specific endonuclease yields the protein MSIKRLEKSQVFNMDLVDLQRQQALKRYIARSSERERIASELQTKNPLEVDTPERVALRKAIINPRDELAIERIIGQNDLFPISYLEAGRQAANPVCRIEIRDRIGRVLGHATGFLVSPSLLLTNNHVLENYDTAQSSVAQFNYEVDLDLKERPMKSFRLTPERFFITDQKLDFTLVAIEEVSADGTKVSDFGFLPLISQTGKGLVGEYVSIIQHPSGAPKAVAIRENQILDVFDDYIHYSTDTMPGSSGSPVYNDEWFVISLHHAGVPDPKNRAEFIANEGIRISSIIQFVVERGANLSEDQKLLLNDIVKGWEVQGHTPEEMVVEELSDSWYEGSAGYDTKFLGDEVPLPIFRSDLEQDIAQLKDGSNVLHYMHFSIVMSKSRRLAYYTAVNIDGNQLMKIGRNDKWYFDSRIEIEYQCGPELYKNNSLDRGHLVRRLDPVWGDSAKKANKDTFHFTNCAPQHSKLNQKNWLDLENYILNNAENSNLKVTVFTGPVFRMDDIIYRGVQIPAEFWKIAVIVKKDGNLSATAYLQTQKNLIENLEFAYGEYKTYQVPISKIETLTGLDFEDLRDHDPINQLESKIGYVIEESADIKL from the coding sequence ATGTCTATTAAACGACTGGAAAAGTCTCAAGTTTTTAATATGGATCTTGTAGATTTGCAACGACAACAAGCATTAAAGCGTTACATCGCGCGTTCTAGTGAACGTGAACGAATTGCTAGTGAACTGCAAACAAAAAATCCTTTGGAAGTAGATACGCCTGAGCGAGTCGCTCTTCGAAAAGCTATTATTAATCCACGTGATGAGCTTGCAATAGAGCGTATTATTGGCCAAAATGATCTATTTCCTATTTCATATCTTGAAGCAGGTCGACAAGCAGCCAATCCTGTTTGTAGAATCGAAATCCGCGATCGTATAGGCAGAGTTCTCGGACATGCTACAGGCTTTCTTGTATCACCTTCTTTATTACTTACAAATAACCATGTTTTGGAGAACTACGATACGGCTCAGTCCAGTGTCGCACAATTCAACTATGAGGTTGATCTTGACTTAAAGGAACGTCCGATGAAAAGCTTCCGTTTAACGCCCGAGCGCTTCTTTATAACGGATCAGAAGCTTGATTTCACTTTAGTCGCGATAGAGGAAGTGTCTGCTGATGGCACAAAGGTAAGTGATTTTGGGTTCTTGCCTCTCATCTCGCAAACGGGCAAAGGGTTGGTTGGTGAATATGTATCAATTATTCAACATCCTTCGGGTGCACCCAAAGCTGTAGCTATCAGGGAGAATCAAATTTTGGATGTATTTGACGATTATATTCACTACTCAACAGATACCATGCCCGGATCCTCCGGTTCACCTGTATATAATGACGAATGGTTCGTAATCTCCCTCCACCATGCAGGAGTTCCAGATCCAAAGAATCGGGCTGAATTTATAGCAAATGAAGGGATTCGCATAAGCAGTATTATCCAGTTTGTCGTGGAGCGAGGCGCCAACTTGAGTGAAGATCAAAAGTTGTTATTGAATGACATTGTGAAGGGGTGGGAAGTCCAGGGTCATACACCTGAAGAGATGGTAGTTGAGGAGTTAAGCGATTCGTGGTATGAAGGTTCTGCCGGTTATGACACCAAATTTCTTGGTGATGAAGTTCCTCTTCCGATATTCCGGTCTGATCTTGAACAGGATATTGCTCAGTTAAAAGACGGAAGCAATGTGCTCCATTATATGCATTTTTCAATTGTCATGAGCAAGTCACGCCGTTTGGCATATTATACGGCGGTGAATATTGACGGCAATCAATTGATGAAGATTGGCCGTAATGACAAATGGTATTTCGATTCCCGCATTGAAATAGAGTACCAGTGCGGTCCTGAATTATATAAAAACAATTCGCTTGATCGAGGACATCTTGTCCGCCGACTTGACCCTGTTTGGGGAGATTCAGCGAAAAAGGCGAATAAGGATACGTTCCATTTTACAAATTGTGCTCCTCAGCACAGTAAGCTGAATCAAAAAAACTGGCTGGATCTGGAGAATTACATTTTAAACAATGCTGAAAACTCGAATCTTAAAGTGACGGTGTTTACTGGACCAGTGTTCCGGATGGACGACATTATTTACAGAGGAGTTCAGATACCGGCAGAGTTTTGGAAAATAGCTGTTATTGTTAAGAAAGATGGAAACTTATCTGCAACTGCATATTTGCAGACTCAAAAAAATCTTATTGAGAATTTGGAATTTGCTTACGGTGAATATAAAACTTATCAAGTACCAATTTCAAAAATTGAAACACTTACAGGTCTTGATTTTGAAGATTTACGTGATCATGATCCAATCAATCAATTAGAATCTAAAATAGGATATGTCATTGAGGAATCCGCGGATATAAAACTCTGA
- a CDS encoding RNA polymerase sigma factor has protein sequence MPDTKEEITNWYHLYSDSIFKYILMMINDYHQAEDLTHDTFIKAYKNHHTFQKKSKPKTWLFSIAHNNTIDHIRKQKPIKIFQEIFQTMKDSASLPEDILEGRESSIELYKALSRLKSSYREVIILRKIKEFSIRETSEILNWSEGKVKTTLYRAIPALEKELLKEGFLYEK, from the coding sequence TTGCCAGATACAAAGGAGGAAATTACGAATTGGTATCATCTTTATAGTGATTCAATATTTAAATATATCTTGATGATGATTAACGATTATCATCAAGCGGAAGATTTGACCCATGATACGTTTATTAAAGCTTATAAAAACCACCATACTTTTCAAAAAAAGTCGAAACCTAAAACTTGGCTATTCAGCATTGCACATAACAACACAATAGACCATATCAGAAAACAAAAACCTATAAAGATTTTTCAAGAAATTTTCCAAACGATGAAGGACTCTGCATCTTTGCCGGAAGATATTTTGGAAGGCAGGGAAAGTTCAATTGAGTTGTATAAAGCGTTAAGCAGGTTAAAGTCCTCCTACCGCGAGGTCATCATTCTCAGGAAAATAAAAGAGTTTAGTATCAGGGAAACCAGTGAAATCTTAAATTGGTCGGAGGGTAAGGTTAAAACAACACTTTATCGAGCAATTCCCGCTTTAGAAAAGGAACTGTTAAAGGAGGGTTTTTTGTATGAAAAATAA